A window of Phycodurus eques isolate BA_2022a chromosome 5, UOR_Pequ_1.1, whole genome shotgun sequence contains these coding sequences:
- the zgc:77752 gene encoding protein tyrosine phosphatase domain-containing protein 1 isoform X2 — MQTLMPHVPVPRPAYSQARENLVKAIPPKLLCLLACGGVDCRYEGPECWKANQQVIRGIFSSWVTDDIIAMARPSKSLMDKYNIIKQFQRLNIRSIINMQIPGEHAHCGPPLDPKSGFTYSPQTFMENDIYFYNFGMPDFYVSSLVSIIDGVKVLAFAVGEGRVAVHCHAGLGRTGVLIACYLIYTLRISPSEAVHYVRIKRPRSIQTRAQISQVFDFARLLGTQLVQYPDLSLRHGAPVTLQHYLNRQALLLHGQEARTLRYIPKVVYLLCVHLSCLSMGLPAAPEINAELEKRSALRILTRVVRETLESKQFLPLLSEGHNIPRVGSGSVSSWDEPLGFLERKRDLLLDKRSYSDSDLSKMVDLERSPWCTSDAIGSDLRLLSAKTASLSSQLITKNFHTHNMQPSNNSARKLKRTAKKAQSKYSSNIELCRSTHNPRPTSVARTIAKAMADQGPPEETILQRSFLLQEELNSSECGWALLVTELDPRVLAYLLWTWLEKLNEPVLGAEELARLSCAGSNRQPLDMLKKSQRHTIYCLLSCINTVTSLCPHREDGVLQRLIQALTKRPQEDIGSLANLTTLLRAHLRETFHRSSYIRRPCSWDPTL; from the exons ATGCAGACCCTGATGCCGCACGTTCCCGTTCCGCGACCCGCTTACTCCCAGGCCCGGGAGAACCTGGTGAAGGCGATTCCCCCCAAGCTGCTGTGTCTGCTGGCCTGTGGTGGTGTGGACTGCCGTTATGAGGGACCAGAATGTTGGAAAGCCAACCAGCAGGTCATCAGAGGCATTTTCTCATCATG GGTGACTGATGACATCATCGCCATGGCACGACCATCCAAAAGCTTGATGGACAAATACAACATCATCAAGCAATTCCAAAG ATTAAACATCAGATCCATCATAAACATGCAAATCCCAGGTGAGCACGCTCACTGTGGCCCCCCCCTGGATCCCAAAAGTGGCTTCACCTATTCGCCACAGACCTTCATGGAGAATGACA tttaCTTTTACAACTTTGGCATGCCAGACTTCTACGTATCGTCGCTGGTCAGCATAATAGATGGAGTGAAGGTGCTGGCCTTCGCGGTGGGGGAAGGGAGGGTTGCGGTGCACTGCCACGCAGGCCTCGGCAGAACAG GGGTCTTAATAGCCTGCTACTTAATCTACACTTTGCGCATCAGTCCCAGCGAGGCCGTACACTATGTGCGCATCAAGAGGCCGCGCTCCATCCAAACGCGAGCGCAGATCAGCCAGGTGTTCGACTTTGCTCGCCTGCTTGGCACGCAGCTGGTTCAGTACCCAGACCTCAGCCTCCGACATGGAGCCCCCGTCACCCTCCAGCACTACCTCAACCGCCAGGCGCTCCTATTGCACGGCCAGGAGGCCCGCACGCTCAGATACATACCCAAG GTGGTGTACCTCCTGTGTGTGCACCTCTCCTGCTTGTCTATGGGACTCCCCGCAGCTCCGGAGATAAATGCTGAATTGGAGAAGAGGTCAGCATTGAGGATCTTGACCAGAGTGGTGAGGGAGACCCTGGAGTCCAAACAGTTCCTGCCCTTGCTGAGTGAGGGCCACAACATCCCACGGGTGGGCTCAGGCTCCGTGTCCTCCTGGGATGAGCCACTGGGATTCTTGGAGAGGAAAAGGGACTTGCTTCTGGACAAGCGTAGCTACAGTGACTCTGACCTCAGCAAGATGGTG GATCTGGAGAGGAGTCCCTGGTGTACATCGGATGCGATAGGATCTGATCTGAGACTGCTGAGCGCCAAGACTGCCTCACTCTCATCACAGCTGATCACCAAGAACTTTCATACACATAATATGCAGCCAAGCAATAACTCTGCTAGGAAGTTAAAACGCACAGCTAAAAAGGCTCAATCCAAGTACAGCTCCAACATTGAG TTGTGCAGGAGTACACACAATCCACGCCCAACGTCAGTGGCTCGCACCATTGCCAAAGCGATGGCAGACCAAGGTCCACCAGAAGAAACCATTCTGCAGCGATCATTTCTTCTACAG GAGGAACTGAACAGCAGCGAATGTGGCTGGGCTCTTTTGGTGACAGAGTTAGATCCTCGGGTTCTCGCGTATCTGCTGTGGACCTGGCTGGAGAAGCTAAAT GAGCCTGTTCTTGGTGCTGAGGAATTAGCAAGATTGAGTTGTGCGGGAAGCAACAGGCAGCCTCTAGATATGCTCAAGAAG TCACAGAGGCACACCATCTATTGTTTGTTAAGCTGTATCAACACAGTGACCAGCCTGTGTCCACACAGAGAAGATGGCGTGCTGCAGCGGCTGATACAAGCACTGACGAAG CGACCTCAAGAGGACATAGGAAGCCTTGCAAATTTAACAACTCTCTTGAGGGCCCATTTGCGGGAGACCTTTCACAGGAGCAGTTACATCCGGAGACCCTGCAGCTGGGACCCGACACTTTGA
- the zgc:77752 gene encoding protein tyrosine phosphatase domain-containing protein 1 isoform X1, whose amino-acid sequence MQTLMPHVPVPRPAYSQARENLVKAIPPKLLCLLACGGVDCRYEGPECWKANQQVIRGIFSSWVTDDIIAMARPSKSLMDKYNIIKQFQRLNIRSIINMQIPGEHAHCGPPLDPKSGFTYSPQTFMENDIYFYNFGMPDFYVSSLVSIIDGVKVLAFAVGEGRVAVHCHAGLGRTGVLIACYLIYTLRISPSEAVHYVRIKRPRSIQTRAQISQVFDFARLLGTQLVQYPDLSLRHGAPVTLQHYLNRQALLLHGQEARTLRYIPKVVYLLCVHLSCLSMGLPAAPEINAELEKRSALRILTRVVRETLESKQFLPLLSEGHNIPRVGSGSVSSWDEPLGFLERKRDLLLDKRSYSDSDLSKMVDLERSPWCTSDAIGSDLRLLSAKTASLSSQLITKNFHTHNMQPSNNSARKLKRTAKKAQSKYSSNIELCRSTHNPRPTSVARTIAKAMADQGPPEETILQRSFLLQEELNSSECGWALLVTELDPRVLAYLLWTWLEKLNEPVLGAEELARLSCAGSNRQPLDMLKKELEKKLPTTHSFPFKRHSSKDKVFFGASSNGDVRLLSSEILEFLGVRQKNNVAMSRHQGTRKTIVLGSFWKASNQVSPTLLITFKGPNSPLLLSLSWCYLHFCYM is encoded by the exons ATGCAGACCCTGATGCCGCACGTTCCCGTTCCGCGACCCGCTTACTCCCAGGCCCGGGAGAACCTGGTGAAGGCGATTCCCCCCAAGCTGCTGTGTCTGCTGGCCTGTGGTGGTGTGGACTGCCGTTATGAGGGACCAGAATGTTGGAAAGCCAACCAGCAGGTCATCAGAGGCATTTTCTCATCATG GGTGACTGATGACATCATCGCCATGGCACGACCATCCAAAAGCTTGATGGACAAATACAACATCATCAAGCAATTCCAAAG ATTAAACATCAGATCCATCATAAACATGCAAATCCCAGGTGAGCACGCTCACTGTGGCCCCCCCCTGGATCCCAAAAGTGGCTTCACCTATTCGCCACAGACCTTCATGGAGAATGACA tttaCTTTTACAACTTTGGCATGCCAGACTTCTACGTATCGTCGCTGGTCAGCATAATAGATGGAGTGAAGGTGCTGGCCTTCGCGGTGGGGGAAGGGAGGGTTGCGGTGCACTGCCACGCAGGCCTCGGCAGAACAG GGGTCTTAATAGCCTGCTACTTAATCTACACTTTGCGCATCAGTCCCAGCGAGGCCGTACACTATGTGCGCATCAAGAGGCCGCGCTCCATCCAAACGCGAGCGCAGATCAGCCAGGTGTTCGACTTTGCTCGCCTGCTTGGCACGCAGCTGGTTCAGTACCCAGACCTCAGCCTCCGACATGGAGCCCCCGTCACCCTCCAGCACTACCTCAACCGCCAGGCGCTCCTATTGCACGGCCAGGAGGCCCGCACGCTCAGATACATACCCAAG GTGGTGTACCTCCTGTGTGTGCACCTCTCCTGCTTGTCTATGGGACTCCCCGCAGCTCCGGAGATAAATGCTGAATTGGAGAAGAGGTCAGCATTGAGGATCTTGACCAGAGTGGTGAGGGAGACCCTGGAGTCCAAACAGTTCCTGCCCTTGCTGAGTGAGGGCCACAACATCCCACGGGTGGGCTCAGGCTCCGTGTCCTCCTGGGATGAGCCACTGGGATTCTTGGAGAGGAAAAGGGACTTGCTTCTGGACAAGCGTAGCTACAGTGACTCTGACCTCAGCAAGATGGTG GATCTGGAGAGGAGTCCCTGGTGTACATCGGATGCGATAGGATCTGATCTGAGACTGCTGAGCGCCAAGACTGCCTCACTCTCATCACAGCTGATCACCAAGAACTTTCATACACATAATATGCAGCCAAGCAATAACTCTGCTAGGAAGTTAAAACGCACAGCTAAAAAGGCTCAATCCAAGTACAGCTCCAACATTGAG TTGTGCAGGAGTACACACAATCCACGCCCAACGTCAGTGGCTCGCACCATTGCCAAAGCGATGGCAGACCAAGGTCCACCAGAAGAAACCATTCTGCAGCGATCATTTCTTCTACAG GAGGAACTGAACAGCAGCGAATGTGGCTGGGCTCTTTTGGTGACAGAGTTAGATCCTCGGGTTCTCGCGTATCTGCTGTGGACCTGGCTGGAGAAGCTAAAT GAGCCTGTTCTTGGTGCTGAGGAATTAGCAAGATTGAGTTGTGCGGGAAGCAACAGGCAGCCTCTAGATATGCTCAAGAAG GAATTGGAGAAAAAGCTACCAACTACTCATTCCTTTCCCTTTAAAAGACATAGCTCAAAAGATAAGGTCTTCTTTGGGGCCAGTAGCAATGGAGACGTGAGACTTCTCAGCTCTGAAATATTGGAATTTTTGGGTGTaagacagaaaaacaatgtgGCAATGTCAAGGCATCAAGGCACCAGAAAAACCATAGTACTTGGATCCTTTTGGAAAGCATCCAATCAAGTCAGCCCTACCCTTCTCATAACCTTTAAGGGGCCTAATAGCCCTCTTCTGCTGTCTCTTTCTTGGTGTTATCTTCACTTCTGCTACATGTAA